A genomic stretch from Spongiibacter nanhainus includes:
- a CDS encoding SDR family oxidoreductase: MSQRIFITGGASGLGLALAHRFADSGASVCIGDIHTERGSEAEQALAAKATAKFLTCDVQRESDLQAAADWLLAEWGGVDVVINNAGVASAGAIDEFSMADWQWVMDINLLGVVRGCKVFSALMKNQGSGHIVNIASLAGLIHPPRMGSYCATKAAVVALSESMSLELDGDNIAVSVVCPGFFRTNLSESVRASDSSAQVMTEKLVSKAKVGAEEIADAVYTGIVQRDYYIIPQADARRNWRLKRWLPFKRYRQMMLKSTAGMMRRG, encoded by the coding sequence ATGTCTCAACGCATCTTCATCACCGGTGGCGCCTCGGGTCTGGGTTTGGCACTGGCCCACCGCTTCGCAGACAGCGGCGCAAGCGTTTGCATCGGCGATATCCATACCGAGCGCGGTAGCGAGGCTGAGCAGGCGCTGGCAGCTAAAGCCACCGCCAAATTCCTTACCTGTGATGTGCAGAGAGAGAGCGATCTGCAAGCGGCCGCCGATTGGCTGTTGGCCGAGTGGGGCGGTGTCGATGTGGTGATCAATAACGCGGGGGTGGCTTCCGCCGGGGCCATCGATGAGTTCTCCATGGCGGACTGGCAGTGGGTGATGGATATCAATCTGCTGGGGGTGGTGCGGGGCTGTAAGGTGTTTTCTGCGTTAATGAAGAACCAGGGTAGTGGTCACATCGTCAATATTGCCTCGCTGGCAGGGCTGATTCATCCGCCGCGGATGGGGTCTTACTGCGCCACTAAAGCGGCAGTGGTGGCACTGTCGGAGTCGATGAGTCTGGAGCTGGATGGCGACAATATTGCGGTGTCGGTGGTGTGTCCGGGATTCTTCCGCACTAATCTGTCGGAGAGTGTGCGAGCGTCTGACAGCAGCGCTCAGGTGATGACGGAGAAGCTGGTCAGCAAAGCGAAAGTCGGTGCGGAGGAAATTGCCGACGCGGTCTACACTGGTATTGTGCAGCGGGATTACTACATCATTCCCCAGGCGGACGCCCGTCGCAATTGGCGTTTAAAGCGCTGGCTGCCCTTCAAGCGTTATCGGCAAATGATGTTGAAAAGTACGGCGGGAATGATGCGGCGGGGCTAG
- a CDS encoding MAPEG family protein: MTEISPILTPVIVLVIWSILILFWMAAVRLPAIQKAGLGPDAGERTSELATQLDRKVQFKADNYNHLMEQPTIFYATALTLAVIGAGSGVNLYLAWFYVGSRIVHSLIHCTSNVVMARFSVFVLGTLALLAMAIRTLMAVCG; encoded by the coding sequence ATGACCGAAATTTCCCCGATTCTTACCCCGGTAATCGTCCTGGTGATCTGGAGTATCTTGATCCTATTTTGGATGGCAGCCGTGCGCTTGCCCGCCATTCAAAAAGCGGGTCTGGGACCCGATGCTGGAGAACGCACATCCGAGCTCGCCACCCAACTCGATCGCAAAGTGCAGTTCAAGGCGGATAACTACAACCACTTGATGGAGCAGCCCACGATTTTTTACGCCACCGCCCTGACCTTGGCGGTGATCGGTGCGGGTAGCGGGGTCAACCTGTATCTGGCCTGGTTTTACGTAGGCAGCCGCATTGTGCACAGCCTGATTCACTGCACCAGCAATGTGGTGATGGCGCGCTTTTCGGTTTTCGTGCTGGGTACACTCGCGCTACTGGCAATGGCGATTCGCACCTTGATGGCGGTGTGCGGCTAA
- a CDS encoding SDR family oxidoreductase: MFRKNILITGASSGLGEEMARMYAAKGHNLALCARRLENLETLKNDLAAKHPSITIAIKSLDVCDYDQVFVVFREFQKELGGLDRIIVNAGMGKGASLGTGYFKANRQTAETNFIAGIAQCEAAMEIFREQNAGHLVTISSMSALRGLPGSVSVYSASKAALRNLTESIRVDMMDSPIAVSCILPGFILTPINERRKQAPFRVDLQTGCRAIVKAIDKEVGEAKVPAWPWVPLGWILNVAPLWLVRKLS, translated from the coding sequence ATGTTCCGCAAAAATATTCTGATTACCGGTGCGAGCTCCGGGCTGGGCGAAGAAATGGCGCGGATGTATGCCGCCAAGGGCCACAACCTGGCCCTATGTGCTCGGCGTTTAGAGAATCTCGAGACCTTAAAAAACGACCTGGCAGCCAAGCACCCGAGCATCACTATTGCCATCAAGTCTCTGGATGTCTGCGATTACGATCAGGTGTTTGTGGTGTTCAGGGAGTTTCAGAAAGAGCTGGGCGGCCTGGACCGGATTATCGTCAATGCCGGCATGGGTAAGGGCGCGTCGCTGGGTACCGGTTACTTCAAAGCCAACCGCCAGACGGCGGAGACCAACTTTATTGCCGGCATCGCCCAGTGCGAGGCGGCGATGGAAATCTTCCGGGAGCAGAACGCTGGCCATCTGGTGACGATTTCGTCGATGAGTGCTTTACGAGGCTTGCCGGGCTCGGTGAGCGTATACTCGGCCAGCAAAGCGGCGCTGCGCAATCTGACCGAGAGCATCAGGGTCGACATGATGGACAGCCCCATTGCGGTGAGCTGCATTCTGCCTGGCTTTATCCTTACTCCCATCAATGAGCGCCGCAAGCAGGCGCCGTTTCGGGTCGATCTGCAAACCGGTTGTCGGGCCATTGTGAAGGCCATCGATAAAGAAGTGGGCGAGGCCAAGGTGCCGGCCTGGCCCTGGGTGCCACTGGGTTGGATTCTCAACGTGGCGCCGCTGTGGCTGGTGAGAAAGCTCTCCTAG
- a CDS encoding CNNM domain-containing protein produces the protein MIALIAFVALALGMSFLCSVLEAVLLSITPSYVASENEKGHRSAKLWRRYKDDIDRPLAAILSLNTIAHTVGAAGAGAQATKVFGEVYFGVISAVLTLLILVVSEIIPKTLGALFWRQLAPACAQTLRVVIWSMYPLVVMSQGITRLLSKNAPTHSVSRDEFAALAELGAREGVLSKEESAQLASVLRFRALKAKDVMTPRPVIFAFDEDLTVADARARKLPFSRIPLYREQADNIHGFVRKDDLLRAAIDTPGTPLSALRRELLTVPENQSLDSLWRRMVEGRDQMAMVVNEYGAVLGLVTTEDLVETLLGLEIVDETDHTVDMQALARRLWEQRAERLGLVPNDDALENLENES, from the coding sequence ATGATCGCGCTGATTGCTTTTGTCGCCCTCGCCCTGGGCATGTCCTTCCTGTGCTCGGTGCTGGAGGCGGTGCTGCTGAGTATTACCCCCTCTTACGTGGCTTCAGAGAACGAGAAGGGCCACCGCAGTGCCAAACTGTGGCGCCGCTACAAGGACGACATCGACCGTCCATTGGCGGCCATACTCAGTCTCAACACCATTGCCCACACGGTGGGCGCCGCCGGCGCCGGGGCCCAAGCCACCAAGGTATTTGGTGAGGTCTACTTCGGGGTAATCTCGGCGGTGCTCACCCTGCTGATTCTGGTGGTATCGGAGATTATTCCCAAAACCCTGGGGGCGCTGTTCTGGCGGCAGCTTGCGCCGGCTTGTGCGCAGACCTTGCGGGTAGTGATCTGGAGTATGTATCCACTGGTGGTTATGTCTCAGGGTATTACCCGGCTACTGTCCAAAAACGCCCCCACCCATTCGGTGAGCCGGGACGAATTTGCCGCACTGGCAGAATTGGGCGCCCGGGAAGGAGTGTTGAGCAAAGAGGAGTCCGCCCAGTTAGCCAGCGTATTGCGCTTTCGGGCGCTGAAGGCCAAAGACGTGATGACGCCCCGACCCGTTATTTTCGCCTTTGACGAAGACCTCACCGTCGCGGATGCCCGGGCCAGGAAGCTTCCCTTCTCCCGCATCCCGCTGTACCGGGAGCAGGCCGACAATATTCACGGTTTTGTACGCAAGGACGATTTACTGCGTGCCGCCATCGACACTCCAGGAACGCCCCTCAGCGCATTGCGCCGGGAGCTGCTGACAGTGCCGGAGAATCAGTCTTTAGATTCCCTGTGGCGGCGTATGGTAGAGGGCCGAGATCAAATGGCCATGGTGGTCAATGAATACGGTGCCGTCCTCGGGCTGGTGACCACCGAGGACCTGGTAGAGACCTTGCTCGGCCTGGAGATTGTCGACGAAACCGACCACACCGTGGATATGCAGGCGCTCGCACGGCGCCTGTGGGAGCAACGCGCCGAGCGCTTGGGCTTGGTCCCCAACGACGACGCACTGGAAAACCTGGAGAACGAATCCTAA
- the ettA gene encoding energy-dependent translational throttle protein EttA gives MAQFVYTMNRVGKIVPPKREILSDISLSFFPGAKIGVLGLNGAGKSTLLRIMAGVDTEFNGEARPQPGINIGYLPQEPQLNPDKDVRGNVEEGVAEAKDALAELDKVYAAYAEPDADFDALAKRQAELEDIIQATDAHNLDHKLEVAADALRLPPWDADVTKLSGGERRRVALCRLLMSAPDMLLLDEPTNHLDAESVAWLERFLCDFPGTVVAITHDRYFLDNAAGWILELDRGRGIPYEGNYSDWLEAKEKRLEQEAKSEASRQKTIASELEWVRSNAKGRQSKSKARLARFEELQSQEYQSRSETNEIYIPPGPRLGDKVIEVNNISKGYDDRMLIQDLSFSIPKGAIVGIVGGNGAGKSTLFRMLTGKEQPDSGTIEIGETVKMVSVEQMRDALDDKQTVWEAVSDGRDMLQIGGYEVPSRAYIGRFNFKGSDQQKRVGELSGGERGRLQLACTLKEGGNVLLLDEPSNDLDVETLRALEEALLDFPGCALVISHDRWFLDRIATHILAYEGDSEVVFFEGNYTEYHEDFVQRKGKNAGPQRMKYKKLK, from the coding sequence ATGGCGCAGTTCGTCTACACCATGAATCGCGTGGGCAAGATTGTGCCCCCCAAGCGAGAAATTCTTAGCGATATCTCTCTATCTTTTTTCCCCGGCGCCAAAATCGGCGTACTGGGCTTAAACGGTGCGGGTAAGTCTACCCTGCTGAGGATTATGGCGGGTGTTGATACCGAGTTTAATGGCGAGGCCCGCCCCCAGCCCGGCATCAATATTGGCTACTTGCCCCAGGAGCCTCAGCTGAACCCGGATAAAGATGTCCGCGGCAATGTAGAAGAGGGGGTGGCTGAAGCCAAGGACGCCCTGGCGGAGTTGGACAAGGTCTACGCCGCCTACGCCGAGCCCGATGCCGATTTTGATGCCCTGGCCAAACGCCAGGCAGAGCTGGAAGACATCATTCAGGCCACCGATGCCCACAATCTGGACCACAAGCTGGAAGTGGCCGCCGACGCGCTGCGCCTGCCGCCCTGGGATGCGGATGTGACCAAACTCTCCGGTGGTGAGCGCCGCCGGGTGGCACTGTGCCGGCTACTGATGTCCGCCCCGGATATGCTGCTGTTGGACGAGCCCACCAACCACCTGGATGCAGAATCCGTCGCCTGGCTGGAGCGCTTTTTGTGCGACTTCCCCGGCACCGTAGTGGCCATTACCCACGACCGCTACTTTCTGGACAATGCCGCCGGCTGGATTCTGGAACTGGACCGGGGTCGGGGTATTCCCTACGAGGGCAACTACTCGGATTGGCTGGAAGCCAAAGAGAAGCGCCTGGAGCAAGAGGCCAAATCCGAGGCCTCCCGCCAGAAAACCATCGCCTCTGAGTTGGAGTGGGTACGCAGCAACGCCAAGGGCCGCCAAAGCAAGAGCAAGGCGCGCCTGGCTCGCTTTGAAGAGCTGCAAAGCCAGGAATACCAGAGCCGCAGCGAGACCAACGAGATTTACATTCCACCCGGCCCCCGCTTGGGCGACAAGGTGATTGAGGTTAACAATATCAGCAAGGGTTACGACGACCGCATGCTGATTCAGGACCTGAGTTTCTCCATTCCCAAGGGTGCCATTGTCGGTATTGTCGGTGGTAACGGCGCCGGTAAATCCACGTTGTTCCGGATGCTCACCGGCAAAGAACAGCCGGACAGCGGCACGATCGAAATTGGCGAAACCGTCAAAATGGTGTCAGTGGAACAAATGCGGGACGCCCTGGACGACAAGCAAACGGTTTGGGAGGCTGTGTCAGACGGTCGCGACATGCTGCAGATCGGCGGCTACGAAGTGCCCTCACGGGCCTATATTGGCCGCTTTAACTTTAAGGGCAGCGACCAGCAAAAGCGGGTTGGTGAACTGTCTGGGGGTGAGCGGGGCCGACTGCAATTGGCCTGCACCCTAAAGGAAGGCGGCAACGTATTGCTGTTGGACGAACCCTCCAACGACCTGGACGTGGAAACCCTTCGCGCCTTGGAAGAAGCGCTGCTGGACTTCCCCGGCTGCGCTCTGGTGATCTCTCACGATCGCTGGTTCCTGGATCGCATCGCCACCCACATTCTTGCCTATGAAGGGGACAGTGAAGTGGTGTTCTTTGAAGGCAACTACACCGAGTACCACGAGGACTTCGTCCAGCGCAAAGGCAAAAACGCCGGCCCGCAGCGGATGAAGTACAAAAAGCTCAAGTAG
- a CDS encoding PaaI family thioesterase, protein MNGIPEGFEPLSRTSPFTELLGPIYQKTGSSGLIIGLKADRKHCNGRGIVHGGVLGTLADIAMGYSSAFATEPPTPLVTTSQTIDYVGKAERGDWIEVHTDVQKVGRSTAFANCYFHVGSKRIARASAVFSVVA, encoded by the coding sequence ATGAATGGAATCCCCGAAGGATTTGAACCATTGTCACGAACAAGCCCCTTCACTGAGTTGCTTGGCCCCATCTATCAGAAAACAGGTTCCTCAGGTTTGATTATTGGTCTTAAGGCGGACCGGAAGCATTGTAACGGTCGCGGCATCGTCCACGGAGGTGTGTTGGGCACACTTGCCGATATCGCTATGGGCTACAGCTCGGCTTTCGCAACTGAGCCCCCCACGCCGTTGGTTACAACAAGCCAAACTATAGATTATGTGGGTAAGGCTGAGAGAGGAGACTGGATAGAGGTCCACACAGACGTACAAAAGGTTGGCCGTAGCACAGCATTTGCCAATTGCTATTTTCACGTTGGTTCAAAGCGTATTGCCAGAGCCAGCGCGGTGTTCAGTGTCGTGGCTTAA
- a CDS encoding nuclear transport factor 2 family protein, whose amino-acid sequence MSISSGQTVEERLQAIEDRLDIYQVIACYGYSVDGLNTDSVRDCYTEDGVYEIAGLGAYEGREKIANITKDPFHQALVGAGCAHASTLPYVVIDGDKAVATCHTMVVTNGEDGFSVWRLSASRINLSRQSGGGWKISHRQVTLLDGNSSGPELLARLRQAPDDVQGLA is encoded by the coding sequence ATGTCTATATCATCGGGTCAAACGGTAGAGGAGCGTTTGCAGGCGATTGAAGACCGTCTGGATATCTATCAGGTGATCGCATGCTATGGTTATTCCGTCGATGGTTTGAATACTGATTCTGTTCGCGATTGCTACACAGAAGACGGCGTATATGAGATTGCTGGTCTGGGTGCCTATGAAGGGCGCGAAAAAATTGCCAACATTACAAAAGATCCCTTTCATCAGGCGCTTGTTGGTGCAGGTTGCGCGCATGCTTCTACGCTACCCTATGTTGTTATTGATGGGGATAAAGCAGTAGCAACCTGTCATACCATGGTTGTAACGAATGGTGAAGACGGTTTTTCAGTCTGGCGTCTCAGTGCCTCACGGATAAACTTGAGTAGGCAGTCCGGCGGTGGTTGGAAGATAAGTCATCGTCAGGTCACTCTTCTTGATGGCAACTCTAGTGGTCCAGAACTATTGGCGCGATTAAGACAGGCTCCCGATGACGTGCAGGGGCTGGCGTGA
- a CDS encoding LysR family transcriptional regulator, which translates to MDEFIQVVKTGSFTAAARNLHVSRSHISKQIQRLEDRLTTQLIQRSTRRLTLTDAGALVFREFQSMSQLYDDLESNLSDLHNRLQGKLKVAINSRYGVRYMASAIAAFSARHPDITVQLHTSYDDVDLIGDGYDLTIRYGSLEDSTLVARKLGGYTMRLYCTPDYLSKHGAPQSINDLKDHSALCTPECCWFFNGQREERKLRVKGSWVSEDGTALLAATLEGLGIAQLPDFFVHEYLQRGELVAISGDWNFYWRQSWAVFDGKTHISSKVRHFIDFICKEMPEDKWLSEKEVFYKTN; encoded by the coding sequence GTGGACGAATTTATTCAGGTGGTGAAGACGGGCAGCTTCACCGCAGCGGCCAGAAACTTACACGTTTCTCGCTCCCACATTAGCAAGCAAATACAACGCCTGGAAGACAGGTTAACTACACAGCTGATACAGCGCTCAACTCGGAGACTGACGCTTACCGATGCGGGCGCGTTGGTTTTTCGTGAATTTCAGTCAATGTCTCAGCTCTACGACGACCTGGAATCAAACCTCTCTGATCTTCACAACCGTTTGCAGGGCAAGCTAAAAGTAGCGATTAACAGCCGTTACGGCGTTCGCTATATGGCATCTGCTATCGCCGCCTTCTCGGCCAGGCACCCTGACATCACCGTTCAACTCCATACCAGTTACGACGACGTCGATCTCATCGGCGACGGCTACGATCTGACCATTCGCTATGGAAGCCTTGAAGATTCAACATTGGTGGCGAGAAAGCTCGGAGGTTATACAATGCGGCTTTATTGCACGCCAGACTACCTTTCCAAGCATGGCGCACCGCAATCCATTAACGACTTAAAAGACCACAGCGCATTATGTACCCCAGAGTGCTGCTGGTTTTTTAATGGACAGCGGGAAGAGAGAAAACTTAGAGTCAAAGGCAGCTGGGTCAGCGAGGATGGCACCGCCCTCCTAGCCGCCACACTGGAAGGGTTGGGCATCGCCCAACTACCAGACTTCTTCGTTCATGAATATCTGCAGCGAGGGGAACTGGTCGCCATCTCCGGAGATTGGAATTTCTACTGGCGCCAATCTTGGGCCGTATTCGATGGCAAAACCCATATCTCGTCGAAAGTCCGACACTTCATAGACTTCATATGTAAAGAAATGCCAGAGGACAAGTGGCTCAGTGAGAAGGAGGTATTTTACAAGACCAACTAA
- a CDS encoding SDR family NAD(P)-dependent oxidoreductase — protein sequence MKNLAGGTAVITGAASGIGRGLANKAADEKMNLCIADMNSESLKEVEAELRAKGAEVFACKLNVSDTEAMKEFAQQCYARFGSVDLLFNNAGILRMGSSWDLSIDQWREVFEVNIIGVINGISAFVPRMIEQGTPAHVVNTGSVGSLVAAPGMAQYTTSKMAVKGITECLAQDLIMAELPISVSLLCPGMVSSNISEPWIRESLGDDASPELIAEMKAAVDETYPNCITPEECANRVFDAVKRGKFWIFTHPFSKYLRNMCDAVIEERNPEYAVVEFD from the coding sequence GTGAAAAATTTAGCGGGTGGCACAGCGGTCATCACCGGCGCAGCTAGCGGAATCGGCCGCGGCTTGGCCAATAAGGCAGCCGACGAGAAGATGAACCTCTGCATCGCCGACATGAATAGCGAATCACTGAAGGAAGTGGAGGCAGAGCTTCGCGCCAAAGGCGCCGAAGTTTTCGCTTGCAAACTGAATGTCTCCGACACCGAGGCGATGAAGGAATTTGCCCAACAATGCTATGCACGGTTTGGAAGCGTAGATCTGCTTTTTAATAACGCCGGCATCCTGCGCATGGGCAGCAGCTGGGACCTCAGTATCGATCAGTGGCGCGAAGTGTTTGAGGTGAATATCATTGGCGTAATCAACGGTATAAGTGCGTTTGTTCCCCGCATGATCGAGCAGGGCACCCCCGCCCATGTCGTCAACACCGGCTCGGTGGGCTCACTGGTCGCCGCCCCCGGAATGGCGCAATACACTACCTCTAAAATGGCGGTTAAGGGTATCACAGAGTGCCTGGCACAAGACCTGATCATGGCAGAGCTGCCCATAAGCGTGTCTTTATTGTGCCCCGGCATGGTATCCAGCAACATCAGTGAACCGTGGATCAGGGAGTCTCTGGGCGATGACGCCTCCCCCGAACTTATTGCCGAAATGAAAGCGGCGGTAGATGAGACCTACCCAAACTGCATCACCCCAGAGGAGTGCGCCAACAGAGTGTTTGATGCAGTTAAACGAGGTAAGTTTTGGATATTTACCCACCCCTTCTCCAAGTATCTTCGCAATATGTGTGACGCCGTTATAGAGGAGCGAAACCCAGAGTATGCAGTAGTGGAGTTTGACTAG
- a CDS encoding alkene reductase, whose amino-acid sequence MKLFEEGKLGDIAIENRIVMAPMTRSRADDESDCPNQLMVDYYTQRSSAGMIITEGTHPSADGKGYCRTPGIYTEAQVAAWEKVTRSVHDAGGKIVLQLMHCGRIGHPYNKKIDARILAPSAITAQGEIYTEQGMMAYPKPEAMSHADIVSTVNDYKKATENAFSAGFDGVELHCASGYLPAQFLSTGTNTRSDSYGGSLDNRLRFVSEVLEALMSVRGSGRVGLRICPGNTFNDLHDDDPTETFRALLRRINDFNLAYLHVIDLPAIGLHNRKLAQSNYSGKIILNDSFDCESASAALDDSQIAAIAFGRPFIANPDLPDRFLNGAPLREFDKRTLYTPGKRGYTDY is encoded by the coding sequence ATGAAGCTTTTTGAGGAAGGTAAGCTGGGCGATATTGCCATCGAAAATCGAATTGTTATGGCGCCCATGACGCGATCTCGGGCAGACGACGAATCAGATTGTCCAAATCAATTGATGGTCGACTACTACACTCAGCGCAGCTCGGCAGGCATGATTATTACCGAGGGCACGCATCCCAGTGCTGACGGAAAAGGGTACTGCCGCACTCCGGGAATCTATACTGAGGCGCAGGTTGCGGCTTGGGAGAAAGTCACTCGTTCGGTACACGATGCGGGTGGCAAAATCGTTTTGCAACTGATGCATTGTGGTCGTATAGGGCACCCTTACAACAAGAAAATCGACGCCCGGATTCTGGCACCATCGGCTATTACAGCTCAGGGCGAGATATATACCGAGCAGGGAATGATGGCGTACCCCAAGCCGGAGGCTATGTCTCATGCCGACATTGTAAGTACCGTCAACGATTATAAAAAGGCGACAGAAAATGCTTTTTCAGCAGGTTTTGACGGGGTGGAGCTTCATTGTGCTAGCGGTTACCTTCCGGCCCAGTTTTTATCGACAGGGACCAATACCCGCTCAGACAGCTATGGGGGAAGTCTGGATAACAGGCTGAGGTTTGTCTCTGAAGTGTTGGAGGCGTTGATGAGCGTTCGAGGCTCTGGCCGGGTTGGCTTACGAATTTGCCCGGGTAATACTTTCAATGATCTACATGACGACGATCCGACAGAGACCTTTAGGGCCCTGCTGAGACGGATCAATGATTTTAATCTGGCATACCTACACGTTATCGATTTACCGGCCATAGGTTTGCACAATCGTAAGTTGGCGCAGTCAAACTATTCAGGAAAAATAATACTTAATGATAGTTTTGACTGTGAATCTGCGAGTGCTGCTTTGGACGATTCGCAAATTGCCGCGATAGCCTTTGGCAGGCCGTTTATTGCCAACCCGGATTTGCCAGACCGGTTTCTCAATGGGGCGCCTTTAAGGGAGTTTGATAAACGTACTTTATATACCCCAGGTAAGCGGGGTTACACAGATTACTAG
- a CDS encoding SDR family NAD(P)-dependent oxidoreductase — MASSDSFVEKYGPWGLILGASEGVGSAFAEALAAEGLNVVLVSRRQPVLDELAGDLRNSYSVETRALSMDLSTADVTDYLMDSVADIDIGFVVNCAGADTGSVHFLDRDQGSEEAMLFRNCTMLMRVCRHFGGQMVARGRGGIITMGSGAAIAGTPGLATYTGTKAFDLLFSEALWGELKPRGVDVLCLVLPDTDTPALRRGLLRHGKLSSLENAPKGATPPARVAAEGMSFIGKGPTRIVSRKLRIANWIFGLLGRNTAVVLMTAATRWIMGEAKREG, encoded by the coding sequence ATGGCCAGTTCTGATTCATTTGTAGAGAAGTACGGCCCCTGGGGCTTGATTTTGGGTGCTTCGGAAGGGGTGGGGTCGGCATTTGCTGAGGCATTAGCCGCTGAGGGCCTAAATGTTGTGCTGGTTTCCCGCCGTCAGCCTGTCCTTGATGAGCTCGCCGGGGACCTGCGCAATAGCTACAGTGTGGAGACTCGAGCGCTTTCGATGGATCTCTCGACTGCGGATGTCACGGATTATCTGATGGACAGTGTGGCAGATATCGATATCGGTTTTGTAGTGAACTGTGCGGGTGCAGATACCGGCTCTGTTCATTTTCTCGATCGCGACCAAGGTAGTGAAGAAGCGATGCTGTTTCGCAATTGCACTATGCTTATGCGGGTATGCCGACACTTTGGCGGGCAAATGGTGGCGCGGGGGCGTGGCGGTATTATTACTATGGGATCGGGGGCGGCCATCGCGGGTACTCCGGGTTTGGCGACCTATACCGGCACTAAGGCCTTCGATCTACTGTTTTCTGAGGCGCTGTGGGGCGAACTAAAGCCGCGGGGTGTCGATGTTTTGTGTTTGGTGCTACCCGACACCGATACGCCGGCCTTGCGGAGAGGGCTGTTGCGGCACGGAAAACTCTCCTCTCTGGAAAATGCACCTAAGGGCGCGACGCCCCCGGCCCGCGTTGCGGCAGAGGGGATGTCCTTCATTGGTAAAGGGCCCACTCGGATTGTTTCGAGAAAGTTGCGTATTGCCAATTGGATCTTCGGCCTGTTAGGACGCAACACCGCCGTGGTACTGATGACGGCCGCGACTCGGTGGATAATGGGTGAAGCTAAGCGTGAAGGTTGA
- a CDS encoding EAL domain-containing protein has protein sequence MKQVKNFRDIGCSECLNAAALDFDFTMAFQPIVDISSKSVFAQEALVRGKDGQSAATIFEHVNDDNRYAFDQACRVKAVELAARLGITSLLSINFMPNAVYRPELCIRTTLAAAKKFQFPTSRIMFEVTESEKVDDIPHLQSIFQHYQEQGFITAIDDFGSGFSGLNMLAELEANILKLDMQLIRGIDSNSRKHAIVSGILTTCRELGMQVIAEGVETVGEYYSLKALGIHLIQGYLLAKPAFESLADINWAAITE, from the coding sequence ATGAAACAAGTAAAGAACTTTCGCGACATAGGTTGCAGCGAATGCTTAAACGCCGCTGCCCTCGACTTCGATTTCACTATGGCCTTTCAGCCTATCGTCGACATCTCTTCCAAATCTGTGTTTGCCCAGGAAGCACTGGTAAGAGGCAAAGACGGGCAATCAGCCGCCACCATCTTTGAGCACGTCAATGACGACAACCGCTATGCCTTCGATCAGGCCTGCCGGGTCAAAGCCGTTGAGTTAGCCGCCCGCCTCGGCATCACATCCCTGCTCAGTATCAACTTTATGCCCAATGCGGTGTACCGCCCGGAGCTGTGCATTCGCACTACCCTGGCCGCGGCTAAAAAGTTCCAATTCCCGACTTCCCGCATCATGTTCGAAGTGACAGAGTCTGAAAAAGTCGACGATATTCCTCACCTTCAGTCGATCTTTCAGCACTACCAGGAACAGGGGTTTATTACTGCCATCGATGACTTTGGTTCCGGATTCTCAGGGCTGAATATGCTGGCCGAACTGGAGGCCAATATTCTCAAACTGGATATGCAGCTTATTCGAGGCATCGATAGCAACTCCCGCAAACACGCCATTGTCAGCGGCATTCTGACCACCTGCCGCGAGCTGGGTATGCAGGTGATTGCTGAAGGTGTGGAGACAGTAGGCGAATACTATTCTCTGAAAGCCCTGGGCATTCACCTTATCCAAGGCTACCTGCTGGCTAAACCGGCGTTTGAAAGCCTCGCCGATATAAATTGGGCCGCCATTACAGAGTGA
- a CDS encoding VOC family protein — translation MKPDFQPGKNIAMKIPAHEYECTVHFYREVLRFKELPGSGPDDTPRFEFGDKVLWLDCMSGLSQSEIWLEVIASDIDLAADYLKEQHCQRRDEIEPLPNGLKAFWIASPSNIIHLVSSHEN, via the coding sequence ATGAAACCGGACTTTCAGCCTGGTAAAAACATTGCGATGAAAATACCGGCCCACGAATACGAGTGCACTGTACACTTCTATCGAGAGGTTTTGCGCTTCAAAGAGCTTCCTGGCAGCGGCCCGGATGATACACCGCGCTTTGAGTTTGGCGACAAGGTGCTATGGCTGGATTGTATGTCGGGTTTGAGTCAGTCGGAAATTTGGCTTGAGGTAATTGCCAGCGATATAGACTTGGCTGCAGACTACTTAAAAGAGCAGCACTGCCAGCGCAGAGACGAGATCGAGCCTTTGCCCAACGGTTTGAAAGCATTCTGGATTGCCAGCCCCTCCAATATCATTCATCTGGTATCGAGTCATGAAAACTAA